The DNA region GCGATGGCAACCGAGGACGACCTGATAGCGGCCCGCCTGGCGCACGCGGCCAAGCTCCAGACTACGGGCAGCGTGGCGTACCCATCGGGCTTCCGCGCGAACGAGCAGGATCGACGCCACGTGGTCGAGCTCGCCAACGCCAGCGCCAACCAGCGCCAAGAGCTGCCCGGCGAGACGGAGCTCAGGGCCGCGGCCAAGCATTACGATCTCTACGGCCGAGTGATGGCCAAGCGCGGGCCGTTCCTCGTGGTGCAGACCCCCTACGGCAGTGCCCAGGCGCTGGTGCGGGCCCACGATCTGCCAGAGAACGAGGCTGCGCAATACGCAACCGTCGATCTTGCCGACCACGTGAGTATCAAGGGTCCGCTAGTGCGAACGCGCACAGGCGCGCTCGCCGTCAAGGCGTATCGCTACCAACACCTGGCCAAGGCGCTGCTGCCTCCCCCAGCCAAGTGGCATGGGCTCAAGGACGTGGAGAAGCGTTATCGTGAACGATATGTAGACTTGTTCGCCAATCCTGAGGTGGCCAAGGTTTTTCGGGCTCGGACCCTCATCGTGCGCGAGCTACGCAGGTTCTTGGACCAGCATGACTTTATCGAAGTTGAGACACCTATACTGCAGAGCATCCGGGGTGGAGCCACCGCCCGACCCTTTCGCACGCACCACAATGCGCTCGACATTCCTCAGTTCCTCAGGGTGGCTCCCGAGCTGTTCCTGAAGCGGCTCGTCGTAGGTGGCCTGGACCGCGTGTACGAGCTAGGTCGCTGCTTCCGCAACGAGGGCGTGAGCACCCGCCACAACCCCGAGTTCACCATGCTCGAGTTCTACATGGCCTACGCCTCGTACGAGGACCTCATGGGGCTCACCGAACAGCTCGTGCGTGCCGTGGACGCGCAACTGCTGGCCGCGATGCCCGAGTTCGGACTGCAGCGCGCCTATGACCTTGCTCAGACCTGGCGGCGCGTCACGATGGTCCAGGCGCTCAAGGACACCATCGCCGCCTGGCAAGACGGGAGACTGGCCCCGAGTCCCTGGTCGAGCGAGCTCGACGCCGGAGCGCTCGAAGACCCGAAGCGCCTGGCCACCATCACCACGAACCTGCTTCCACGCCTCGAGCCCCAAGCGGCCGAGCACCTTCGAAGATGCGCCA from Pseudomonadota bacterium includes:
- the lysS gene encoding lysine--tRNA ligase — its product is MATEDDLIAARLAHAAKLQTTGSVAYPSGFRANEQDRRHVVELANASANQRQELPGETELRAAAKHYDLYGRVMAKRGPFLVVQTPYGSAQALVRAHDLPENEAAQYATVDLADHVSIKGPLVRTRTGALAVKAYRYQHLAKALLPPPAKWHGLKDVEKRYRERYVDLFANPEVAKVFRARTLIVRELRRFLDQHDFIEVETPILQSIRGGATARPFRTHHNALDIPQFLRVAPELFLKRLVVGGLDRVYELGRCFRNEGVSTRHNPEFTMLEFYMAYASYEDLMGLTEQLVRAVDAQLLAAMPEFGLQRAYDLAQTWRRVTMVQALKDTIAAWQDGRLAPSPWSSELDAGALEDPKRLATITTNLLPRLEPQAAEHLRRCASHGERVFALFEQLAEGKLAQLYRTPSGARSLPVFVTGYPVEVSPLARRSDSDDRFTDRFELYVDGNEIANAFSELNDPEEQADRFLAQVENRKRGDEEAMDFDADYIRALRHGMPPTAGWGMGVDRFVMTLCGQPSIRDVLLFPLLKPEPR